Within the Nicotiana tomentosiformis unplaced genomic scaffold, ASM39032v3 Un00288, whole genome shotgun sequence genome, the region CCACATTACGTTCGCTCCGCTGGAGTAAGATGTCCCAACTGTTCTGTAAGGCTATTTACACTCTTCATTTTCCACCAAGATTTCCCGTGCTCAACTGTTTTGGATTCACTTTTTTGGCTATCAAAATCTTCCCGTTCTGGCTTTACATCAGATTCAGTCGAACCAGGGTTCTCGGTTAGGAATTGTTCCCAGAATACATCATTTACTCCTGTTTGACGGTTAGTAGCAGTTCCTATTACTACCACTTGATCTTCTTGTAGGGCAACTTCAGGAACAGTGATTCTGTTAGGCTCAGAATTCATGTCGATACCAGAAATGTTAGACCCAATATCGACATTTAGTTGTGAATAAGATATAGTAGGGCTGTCGGCGCAACTAATAGATGCATCTAAGTCCACTGAAGAGCTCCGTCTCATCCCATTTTGATCAACGTCATGTAGTATATTCTCCCAGAAGGTCAAAGAAGATTCCAACTGATCTAAAAGTTCCTTGTTGAGAGTCAAATGAGAAGTCGCATCCATACTTTCCCTAGTCGAATCTTGAGGAGAAGAACTCGCTTGATTATCTTCAAGGCCAGTTTCATTATAAAGAAAGTTGTTTCCCGGCAACCGTCTCTTTCTTTCATTCATTTCGAGCTGCGGCATGAGACTCAAACCCAGTCCTGGTTTATTTATGGCTTGAGCTAAAGTAGATAGCATGTTCTTTTGTCGGTGTTTCACTTGTTGGACACGTTCGGTAAAAACCTGCATTTGCATTTCAAGTCCTTGATAATCCTGTTTATGTCCTTGTAATTCTAAATGAAGCGATTCGTTTTCATGCTTCAACTTCTCAATATCTTCCTTATACCCTTGTCTTTCTGATTCAGTCAATGCAGATGAAACGCTATGAAGATTCTGTACAGAATGACTGTGAACGGGTTTCCGTCTATGGATATTCTTCAAAAGATGTGGCTCACCTCTAATAAAATCCTCATTCGCAAATTCCCATTGTTCAGGATCTACTTTCCTGAATCCCTAGTTTGACAAGAGAGGCAAAAGATAGGAGAATAAGAAAAATACAATAGAAGGTCCTTTTTCCTTTTTAGCCCGTCGGCCGAAAATAATTATGGGTGCTAGCCCATATATATAAAACATATACACCAATTATGTaataatatgtatattatatgcatattcatgtatgttatacatatatttatactTAATACGCAAAACGTATACACTTGCTGGCTATTATTTTTTAAAGCTGCCCAAAAATGTAATGATCCCATAAAAGATTGAATCTCAATTGAAAAGTAATATCGCTGCAAATGAATAAGTAAAACGGATTTCTTACATAAGTGTTTAGCTGTCGGATAAAGCTGGAAAAGTTATTGTGTTTGAAGTATCTAGGCAACAATTCTCTTGCAAAATCAGGAGGATTCCAAACAATGAAACTTTTATTATTCGAACTCCAGGAGACTATTGGATCTGTGGAGGGATCATCTACCATTTCGTATGTCTTTGCAATAAACGGAGGCAGTGCATTGGCACTACAAGGAGCTTCATCCATTTTTAGAATCAAATCCAAATCACAATGCAAAGCTCAACTAGAAGGGAGAAATCCCAGCAGACAACGAAGATCAACTTTATTAGATTCCCAGCGTATGCGTACAAACCAGACAAAATTTGTTAAGATCTTGATTTCCTTTGATAAATTCAACTAAAGCAACTCCCACCTGATCATACAAATTCTTTGCAAATTTACTTTTCCAATTCAATTCCCAGCTCCGGCCTGATCATACTTCACGCGAATCCAAGTTTCAAGACTATTTTTTCTATTTGTTACTCAATGAAACTTCAATGACTAACCATCAATCTCAAATTTCCTCCGCTACAGATGTAACTAAGCAATAATATATACCGAAGCTTCTTTCTTTAACCACAATTTAAACAAGTCAACTCACATATAACCCCATAATCTCAAAGCTCAAACTCCTCTGTAatacatcatcaacaacaacaacaactacgcctCAATCCAAAGCAAGTCGGGTTCAGTTATATGAATCCTCAAAAATCATTCTTCTCTAATTGGACCTGTTTCATTCCGATACTCAATAATTTGTCTTTAATGAACACCAAGATTTCCAAAAGCTCAAAAAAATTGCAATCAACTTGATTTCCAATCTAAATCTTTCCTAAAACAAGTCAACTCACATATAACCCCATAATCTCAAAGCTAAAAAAATCCTCatttaatacaacaacaacaactacgcctCAATCCTGAACATGTCGGAGTCCGTCATATGAATCTTCATAATAATTCCACTCCAATTAGACCCCTCCATTCCAATACTCAATAGAAGATTCccacttttttctctttttttcaatCAACTTGACTTCCAAAAAACAGCTTTTTTCCCACTAAACCTCAGAAATTTCAAACCCAATTTTCCTGTGTTCACAACTAATCACAGTCAAAACAATAAACTGCAGAAAATGAGAAAAGTCAAAAACTTGTCAAATTTCCCAAAAACCCATTAACATCAAAGTCGttaaaaacataatcttttaCTCTCAAACTTGAAGCAGAAGCTGAAATCACACATAAATACAAAGACTCACAAAAGTTATATAATCAGATATGCACAAAAATGAATCCTAAGAAATTTACCTGAAATAGAAAATTCAACAATGATCTTAAAAAGAGACGGACaaagagagagagaaggaggacAGTTTACTTTGACTTCCCCTTTCCTTCCAAAGACTTCTTCTCATTGGGTTTTGATTCGTTGGTACGTCCGGATTTGGATGTTTATCGGGATCCATATTATATATTATAGGGATTTTCTGAATTAACGGAATGAGGGAGGGAGTAGGGCAGGGGGGAGAGGGGGAGATATGTATAGTACTTACTAAAATAACAAATGGAAAAACGGAATTAATAgcatgtttgaccaagctttttccaatcaaaaaaatatttttttttcttaatttgaagtatttggccaagtttttttgGAAATAAAAGTGTTTTTGACTCGAAGTAGAAGCAGTTTTTAAGAAGCAGAAAAAGTAGTTTCTCCCTAGAAGAAGAAGTAGaaacagttttgacttttctttctatcaaaaatatccttagcaaatattatatataccaagATAACCTTACTTAGTTTAAATTATTAAGTAATATATAATGATTTTTTGGATGAGTTTTCATATTTATTGaatgatttttgatatatttaaattatcttgaaagaataaagtacttttcaattttatttttcaagtttacttaaataaaaaaacttaattattatctttaataataaatatttatgattatttatctacttatataaCATTAGCTTTTAAGCTTATCTCTTCATGTCTTTGTTCGTAATTTGacacttaaaaatactttttgaaaagcttggtcaaacacgatttattgttcaaaagtgcttttcaaattgattACTCAAACACAAACTACTTTTCTCCAGAAGTACATTTtgaaaaagcacttttgaaaaaaacacttcacaaaataagctcattttttcaggttggccaaacaggctataaattGAAAAGCAAATCAAATCGATTTaatgggcgtttggacataagaattgtgaaatttcagaaaaaagtaaaaaaaaatacaagtaaaaattatatttaaaaattaaagttgtgtttggacatgaatataatttgaagctgtttttgaatttttgtgaatgatttgaagtgaaaattttgaaaaacgggtttttggagtttttcaaattttgaaaaatttcgaaattcaacTTCAAGTAAATTTCG harbors:
- the LOC104088064 gene encoding heat stress transcription factor A-4c-like, with protein sequence MDEAPCSANALPPFIAKTYEMVDDPSTDPIVSWSSNNKSFIVWNPPDFARELLPRYFKHNNFSSFIRQLNTYGFRKVDPEQWEFANEDFIRGEPHLLKNIHRRKPVHSHSVQNLHSVSSALTESERQGYKEDIEKLKHENESLHLELQGHKQDYQGLEMQMQVFTERVQQVKHRQKNMLSTLAQAINKPGLGLSLMPQLEMNERKRRLPGNNFLYNETGLEDNQASSSPQDSTRESMDATSHLTLNKELLDQLESSLTFWENILHDVDQNGMRRSSSVDLDASISCADSPTISYSQLNVDIGSNISGIDMNSEPNRITVPEVALQEDQVVVIGTATNRQTGVNDVFWEQFLTENPGSTESDVKPEREDFDSQKSESKTVEHGKSWWKMKSVNSLTEQLGHLTPAERT